A stretch of Clostridium formicaceticum DNA encodes these proteins:
- the flgC gene encoding flagellar basal body rod protein FlgC, protein MSIFNAINASASGLTAERLRMDVISKNIANATTTRTVNGGPYRRQVVVFKEKDSGSFSQIFNQAIGKRNSNGQGVEVVGIRNDQTPFKKIHDPGHPDADEQGYVLMPNVEIVTEMANMISASRAYEANITALNATKNMALKALELGR, encoded by the coding sequence ATGTCAATATTTAATGCGATTAACGCAAGTGCATCAGGTTTAACGGCTGAAAGACTAAGAATGGATGTGATTTCAAAAAACATTGCCAATGCAACTACAACACGAACTGTAAATGGAGGACCCTATAGGAGGCAAGTGGTGGTTTTTAAGGAAAAAGATAGCGGTTCTTTTTCACAAATTTTTAATCAAGCTATAGGAAAAAGAAACAGTAATGGGCAAGGAGTAGAGGTTGTAGGGATACGCAATGACCAAACCCCCTTCAAAAAAATTCATGATCCTGGACATCCAGATGCAGACGAGCAAGGGTACGTTTTAATGCCTAATGTAGAAATCGTTACGGAAATGGCCAATATGATTTCCGCTTCTCGAGCTTATGAAGCGAACATTACTGCATTAAATGCAACAAAAAATATGGCATTAAAAGCCCTAGA
- the flgB gene encoding flagellar basal body rod protein FlgB: MSSFFKNMDIMTKALNAAWKRDEVISNNIANAETPNFKKSHVVFEELLQKHLRGGEIAGNTTHHRHINIGIKDLNNLTHKVVTPQNYETRRDGNNVDIDVEMAELAKNTIVFNTVSTQLNNDIKRLKTVINEGRR, translated from the coding sequence ATGAGTAGTTTTTTTAAAAATATGGATATCATGACAAAGGCATTAAATGCTGCATGGAAAAGAGATGAAGTGATTTCAAATAACATTGCAAACGCAGAAACCCCTAACTTTAAAAAATCACATGTAGTTTTTGAAGAATTGTTACAGAAACATTTAAGGGGAGGAGAAATTGCAGGAAACACAACCCATCATAGACATATTAATATTGGTATAAAAGACTTGAACAATTTAACACATAAGGTAGTTACGCCGCAAAACTATGAAACACGAAGAGATGGAAATAACGTAGATATTGATGTTGAGATGGCAGAATTAGCTAAAAATACCATCGTTTTTAATACCGTTTCAACCCAATTAAATAATGATATAAAAAGATTAAAAACAGTTATTAACGAAGGAAGGAGATAG